DNA from Lusitaniella coriacea LEGE 07157:
ATGTCGCTCAACGTTCCGGCGGATTGCTGAGTTTCCTGAGCAACTCCTCGGATTTTGACCTTGATGCTTCAGTTCTTTGTCTCAATGCGACCGACAAGCTCAAAAATAACGGCGATGTCATTTACTTTAGTAATTTACGCCATCGTTCCAACGCCATTACTCATCTGGGGGATAACCTAACCGGAGAAGGTGAAGGCGACGACGAACAAATTGTTGTCGATTTACCGCAAATTCCTCCCGGAATTTCCAAATTAGTGTTTGTGGTTAATATTTACAACTGTACTTCTCGCAAACAAGATTTTGGGCAAGTTAACAATGCTTTTGTACGTCTTGTGGATCTTGCCAACAATCGCGAAATCGCTCGGTATAATTTATCCGGTCAGGAATATAGCGGGAAGACAGGAATGATAATGGCTGAAATTTATCGCCATAATGGAGACTGGAAAATGGCAGCACTGGGGAATGGAATTCAGGTGAATGGATTGGAAGAATTAGTACGATCCTACAGTTAACTGAATTGTAATTCGCAGTCTGGAAAGAGAAGAAAAGTTTGGGGAGTCAAGATCGAATGAAATTAATTTTTATTTGTTCAAAACTACCCTGACGAAACAATAATGTATCTTGAAAGTCAGGAAAGAAAATGCCAATTAATTTAAGCAAAGGCGAACGAATCAATCTGTCAAAAGAAGCACCAGGATTGAAAAATGCTTGGGTCGGTTTAGGATGGGATCTCAACGCAACTGATACGGGGACATCTTTTGATTTGGATGCTTCTGTCTTTATGGTAGGTGCAGCCGGAAAAATTTCCAGCGACCAATATTTTGTGTTCTACAACAATAAAAATTCTCCCGATGCTTCGGTGCAACACCTCGGCGATAATCGGACTGGGGAAGGAGCGGGAGATGACGAATTGGTGGAAGTAGATTTGAGCAAAGTGGATGCTTCTGTACAAGAGATTGTGTTTGTGGTGACGATTCACGATGCAACCCAAAGGCGACAAAATTTCGGACAGGTGAGAAATGCTTATATTCGCATTGCGGATTCGATGACAGAACAGGAAATTATGCGATATGAATTGGATGAAGATTTCTCAACGGAAACGGCAATTGAATTTGGCAAGCTCTATCGGAAAGATGGTTCTTGGCGCTTTCAAGCGGTAGGACAAGGATATAATGCTGG
Protein-coding regions in this window:
- a CDS encoding TerD family protein — its product is MPINLSKGERINLSKEAPGLKNAWVGLGWDLNATDTGTSFDLDASVFMVGAAGKISSDQYFVFYNNKNSPDASVQHLGDNRTGEGAGDDELVEVDLSKVDASVQEIVFVVTIHDATQRRQNFGQVRNAYIRIADSMTEQEIMRYELDEDFSTETAIEFGKLYRKDGSWRFQAVGQGYNAGLEKFVQQYS
- a CDS encoding TerD family protein, whose protein sequence is MTINLKKGQRISLAKEAPGLTRLMCGLGWDVAQRSGGLLSFLSNSSDFDLDASVLCLNATDKLKNNGDVIYFSNLRHRSNAITHLGDNLTGEGEGDDEQIVVDLPQIPPGISKLVFVVNIYNCTSRKQDFGQVNNAFVRLVDLANNREIARYNLSGQEYSGKTGMIMAEIYRHNGDWKMAALGNGIQVNGLEELVRSYS